CCATTGAAAGCGAATTCGGCAAGTTCGTTTATTGATAGAAAAACAATCAGATACCAGCGCCTCCCGGATAATACCCGGGAGGCTTTTTTATGTTTAAGAATATTTAAAAGGCATAGATATTGTAGAACAAACTCACAGGTTAGTAGAAATAGTATTAAGTATTTCGTTCAATCAAACATACTGATTATGAGAAAATTTAGCCGAATCAAAACAACACTGATCTTCACTGCTGCATTTGTACTTTTTACTTTCTTAAAAGCGACCTCTCAAAATCCGAATGTGGAGATCGATTTGGATAACCCGGCTATTTCAGGCCTGGATAATGCAATGCAGCTGACGCATGCAGGCGATGGTACGAACCGTATTTTTATTGCCGAAAGGGCAGGCACGGTAAAAGTGGTTTTGCCCGCTGCCCCTACCACAGCAGTCCCATTCCTTAACATGAATGATCCAACTGCTATCGTCAGGTCCGCGGATGGTGAAGATGGCTTGCTAAGTATTGCCTTTCATCCTCAATTTGAGACAAATGGCTTCTTCTATGTTTATTATACCAATCTCGGCGGCAACCTAGTGGTAGCCAGATATACAGCTTCCGGCAATACTGCCACATCAGCCAGCTATCAGCAGGTTCTCCTGATACCGCATCCCGGTGCTACCAACCACAATGGAGGCGAGTTGCATTTCGGGCAGGACGGTTTTCTGTATCTCTCTACAGGAGATGGGGGCGGCGCGAACGATGATGCAAACAACGCCCAGAATCCCGGAACCTGGCTCGGCAAAATTTTGCGGATCGATGTAAATGTACCTGATGGCGCTCCATTACCTTACCAGATCCCGGCTACGAACCCGATTCCAGGGAGCCCGGTTTTTGCTTTGGGGCTGCGCAATCCGTTTAGATGGAGTTTCGACCGGCTTACGGGCGACATGTGGATCGGTGATGTGGGCCAGGGTGCAAGAGAGGAAATCGATTTTCGTCCCCCTACTCTGATCGCCAATTCCAATTTTGGCTGGCGTTGTTTTGAAGGTGATATCCCAACTCCGGGAATCGACCAGACAGGATGTTTGCCGCCTGAAAATTATGTAGCGCCACTTTATGCCTACACCAATGGTGATGACCGTGGTAGGTCGGTAATCGGCGGAGTAGTTTACAGGGGAACGGCTTATCCGTTGATGTACGGATTTTATATAGGTACTGATTATTTCTCCGGTGATATTCACAAGATACTTCGGAGTCAGTCTTATATTGGTTATGAGGAGGGGCAACTTGCTGGTACCGTAGATATTGGCGAAGATGAGGCAGGGGAAATTTACGCGGTGAAAGCGAATGCCGTTTATCAGATTTATGCGGAAGAACCAATGCCCGTCAGACTGGCTAATTTCCAGGGAGAAAAAGGTAATGAAGGTATTAACCTAACCTGGAATACAACGATGGAAGAAGCATTTGGAAATTTTGAAGTCGAGTTCAGTACGAATGCACGCAACTTCGAAAATGTTGGTACGGTGCAGGCTGCAAATCACGCCACCGGCTCTGCTTACCGTTTTTCACATTTGACAAAAAACACAGGAAACCTATACTACCGGCTCAAAATGGTTGATCTGGACGAAACTTTTGAGTATTCCAGGATCATTACAGTAAAGACAGATGAAAAAATGGCCGGCGCGTATGTTAGGCCGACGATTATCAATGATAACAAGCTGAACCTAAACCTTGATCGCTCGTTTCAGTTCGTAGAGCTGGTGAATGCGAGCGGGCAGGTTTTTTTACGGGAAGAAATTACCGGCAAAAGCGGTGAGATCAGCATTCCACTACATGAGGCTACTTCCGGGCTATACATTGTCCGGCTGGAAGACCAGGATGGCATAGTTCAGCAAAAAGTAATTGTAACTGACTAGCGCCTGATTGATTTATAACATGACGATGATCCTTTCCCTGGCCTGGAAAGGATCATTCTTTTGCAGTAAGCACTTTAATTTCTACTATTTCCCGAACCCATCTCGCCGCCTTTTTATCTTTTGGCGCAATCAACCGAAACGGCCCTTCGCCTTTTGGGAGCGGCTCTCCGTCTTTTTCAAGCGCCAGCATGATTACCTGATCTGTGAATTCGGGATCAATCTCCGGTAGGGCATAAATGACTTCGTATCCGTCCGCTGCCTTGATCAGCACATATTTAAGCAGGTTTTTCCCCCGCAATTTCCCGCCAGCCGGTACCCCGGCCTTTTCCAGGATTTCAAATAATGCGACACCTTTGAAATCATGCTCTGTGCCGTGGTCACTTACTTTGCACGTAACTTGTTTATAGGAAGCCAGATCTTCCGTTTTTAGCTTCAGTTGCGTCGCTACTTCACCGCTCACTGTGAGGGTTTGTGCTAATGTCAGATTACCGAAAGCGAGCAGGAGCGACAATGTTACGGCCAGTTTCTTCAATGCTTTTAGTTTCATATTTCAGTCTGAATTAATTTTTTATTTATTATTTAAATAATTGAATACCAGGTTGATGAAGAAATTTCGACCTGCCTCCGGAAAGCCTTCTACCAGACTATAATTTTTGTCGAACATATTATTCACACCTCCCTCCGCGGATATAAACTTGAACATCCTGACCGAAGCCTTTGCATTGACCAGCATGTAAGCTTTTGCCTGCGTGCCGTAACTGGTACTGTAACGGTCGCTGTTATACTCCGCACTGACCAGCAGGTCGGCGCGTTTGAGAAACGAGAAATCCAGATAGCCGAAAACCTTATGTTCGGGCACATTAGTAAAGAAAATCTGTGGATTAGTTTTGTTTTTTCTCCTGATAAAAGAATAGTTGGAGCCGATTTTGAGATTGTTCAGGATGTTATAATCCAAACCAGCTTCCGCTCCGTAAAACCGGGCTTTTCCAGCGTTTTGAAGCTGAAACTTGCCGGGCTGGACATTGTCTACCTGCTGAATAATGTCGGTAATGCTGCTGTTAAAGAGACTTGCCTGCCAATTCAGCTTGTTAGCAATTTTGCCGGAATAGCTGAGATCGAAGTTCAGGGCAACCTCTGCATTCAGGTCCGGGTTCGGTATTGCCTGTCCCATTCTATAAGAATAGCGGTCTTTAATGGTCGCAAAACGCGTTTTTCGCGCGATCAAAGTACGTATGGATTGATTATCTGCCATGTCCCAGAAAAGGCCCAGCTGCGCGTTGACTGCCTTGTTTGTACTATTTTCAAAATCAGTAAGTTCTTTTGTAGCAGCATTGTATTCCTGCGCCTGAGCTGCATTTCGCATATTGAAGCTGACACCCGGCACGAGCGCTAAGGATGGTGTGAGCTGGTAGGTATTTTCGATTCCAACAGAGGCGGTGTTGTCAATATAGGCCTGTACCGGTTCATTAAGGTCATTTTCCCGGTGAACATCCCGCTTGTACTGTACATTCACCCTGAAAATGTTACGTCCCAAAGCGCGCGACTCAAACTCGGCATTGCCGCCAAAGGTGTAATCGTTATAGTAGCTTTGGAAAGCATAACCTTTCGTTTGTCCAGTATATGTCGCGTCATCGTAGCTAAGCAGTGAATTGACGAAAGTATCATAATATAGCCGGCTTCTGATCTTACTTTTTTCGCCTAATGCGGTATTTGAAATAAAATAAAGGCTCTGTTTGTCCCACTTTGGCCATTTCCAAAAGCGCGTCATGACTTTCGGATCGTCGCCCACATAAGGCGGGTTACCTTTCTCGCCTGTCTGATAGACATAACCGATCACATATTCATCGGTGGCGTTGGGCGTGAAACCTATTTTTGCACTGGCTTTACGGTCGTCGCGATAGGCATTTTCCCTCTCCCGAATTGTCTGGAATTTTTTTAAATTGAAATCATCAGACAGGGGATAAGTATCCTGTTTTAGCTGGGAAATACCTGCCTGAAAGTAAAATTTATCAAACCTGGAACCCACATTCACATTCCAGCGATATCCGTTTCCGCTGTAAATACCCGCTCTTCCGTTGATTTCAAATTTTTCAACCGGCTTTCTTGATACCAGGTTGATAGCGCCCCCCATGGTGTTGGCACCATATAAAATCGATGCAAAACCTTTGGAGACATTGATTTCGGCCAGATCGAAAGTGGTAAACCTGCCCATGTCGATATAACCGTCGTAAGGAACATATACAGGCACTCCATCGATAAAAACAGGAGTTTGCCTGAGGTCAAAACCTCTAACATACACCACAGATTCATTACGCGGGCCGATATTACCGATACTTATACCGGGAAGTGTATTCAGTGCACCGGCAATATCCGTCCGGTTGAACCGCTCGATCTCCCGGGAAGAAATCCGCTGACTACTATCTGTCACCATTTTTCCCGGAATAGTCACTTCCCCGAGGTCAAAAGTCCTGCTGGAAACTGTTGGCTGCGACTGGGCAGATAAAGATTGGCCAGAAAGTATTAATAAAGTTAAAAGAGGAAAAACTCTGATCATAAAAGCGATATGTACAGACGACTATATCGCAAATATAAAGCGTGCTATTCTTAATTGCTAAGGGGAAATTCAAATAAGGGATAGAAGTTGTTTTTCTGCGGCTACAATCTCGCTGAGCCTGGTATTCAGATTTTTGTAGGCTTCAATTACCTTTTTTGCAGTTTCTGTCAACTCGGTCCCACCGCCTTGCTGACCGCCTTTATGGGTGATCACATAGGGTTGTTGTCCGTGGGTATTCATGTGGTCTACCATTGCCCAGGCTTTTTTATAAGACATTCCCATTGCTTTCGCAGCCTGGACAATGGAGCCTGTTTCCTGGATCTTTTCCAGCAATTCGAGCCTGCCCGGGCCGAAAAACTTGACCTCGTCGACAAACACCCAGTGCCGGACTAATAAGCTTACTTTTCTTTCCATTTTCGTCATTTTTAAATGCGGCTCACACAAAAATAGCAGCTCAAAAGCAGAAACACCTTGTCCGCAGCGCAGGCAAGGTGTTTTCATTATACAACCCTATTAAACCCAATTTAATTTTTGATCAAATATGGAGTTGTAAATTTATGGAAATATTCCATTAATATGGATTTAATCCATCAATATTTCTTTGTTCAGTTTTTTACCTCAAGTACGATTAACTGCGTCCGCTGATTTGCCCTGAAATTGTCGTCGCTAATGAGGTAAAGTGTTCTGTTTCCATTTTCCTTTGATCCCCAGGTCATCCCTTCGAGATTGTCAGGCAGCCAGCCGGTTTTAACAGCAGGCATGTATGTGGGATCGTTAAAATCAAACAGCATCTTCGTTTTTTCAATAATCGCCTGTTTTTCCTTGATAGTGGCAAGGAATAGTTTTACCTGACAGCCGTTTGGCGGCCATCATAACATCTTTCCAGCACCAGCAAGTGCTGATCATCCAGTGCCAGAATTTCGGAAATTCCGTTTCCCAACGTGGAGGTAAAAGCTTGCGTACTGTCCATACAGACGCAGCGGTTAATTTCGTAGCGGTAATCTTTTTTCTTCTTTTTGTTAAAATTATAATGCCGCCTGCGTCCCTGGCGATAGGTTACTTTTCTAAAAACCGTAAAATTGTCCTTCCCGCAGGTAGCCGAACCACCCGATTCGAATGCGAACCACAAATCATTGTTGGGCATGATCGCTAATCCCTCAATGCCTCGGTTGGAAGTAAGATACATGCCTGGGCGCGACTCGGTGAAAACCACTTCCGGTTTCCGGCCTTCTTTCCAGAATGCGATTTTGCTTTCTTCATCCTCTTCCATCACAAAGTAAAAACCTTGCTGACCGGGATGATAGCGGATCGACTCTACGTTCTGCACATCGGGTAAGGTCTGGAAATCCCCGAAAGTCTGATTGATATCACCAGCTGCCAGCCTTAAGTTGAAGAAAGTACTTGTTTTTGCCACCTTTTCGCGGTCGGCAACTACCAGCCATTTGTCTGTATCTGCCCGGTATTCCATAGCAGATAGCCCTCCCGCACGTTCGCTGAGCGACGGGTTCAGCTGTGTTTTATCAAATGTTGTTAATGATTTGATACTCAATTCAAAAACCTGTGCAGCTGAACAAAAAGGGCCGAGGCAAAAAAGAATGGATAAAAGGCTTTTCATGCAGGATCGCGTTCGCTATTTTTACCTCATTTAACGGTGAGAAATAGCCGGTTTCTAAATATTAACAGCCCCTCCGATATTAGCTGGACAACTTTACAAGATATAATGGCTTTTTGCTTACTCCTTCTTTCTGTCGCGTTATTTTTTGTCCTGTTCCTGCTTACCCGTCCCGCCGAAAGTATTTATACCAATATCCGGACTTCGTTCATTTACGCATTGCTTGCAAATGCAGGAGTGATTTTCATATACAATGAAGTTTTTTCTGCCCTTGATGCCGTCAATGCTTCCACGGCCAAAATGTTCTGGTCTGCTGAGGTACTTGTATTGATTGGCTTCACAGTTTATGTACATATTGCGGGGCGCATTCGCAATACCTACCTGGCTAGGTTAGTGGATGTATCGCAGCTGAAAGGTGTGCAGCCTGCATATAAATGGATCATTTTATGTGCGCTGTTATTTTACGTTTTGCCGCTGTTTTTCCTGGCTGTATACGCGCCTCCCAATAACTACGATTCCCACCTCTACCATTTAACACGGATCCTGCTGTGGATCAATAATGGTAATCTGGACCATTTTCCAACGATGTACCTGCAACAACTTTACCTCAATGTATTTGCAGAATACCTGGTGCTCGACACATTTCTGCTCTCCGGTTCAGACCAGTTTTCGGGGCTTGTTCAGTTTGGTGCATTTTTGGGATCGTTGTCGGGGATCGGCCTGCTCGCGAAACATTTTGGTATGAAACAGGGTGGACAGCTGCTCGCAACCGTGTTCCTGCTTACATTACCTATCGGGATTTTTGAAAGTACCAGTACGCAGGTCGATTACTGCGCATGCTTCTTTTTCATCTGTTATGTTTATTTTGGATATCAGTTGCTGAATAGGAGGTCGGCGCTGACGCTTGCTGCATTTCTGTTGTCGCTCGCATTCGGCGGGCTTTCCAAATACACGATCTTCCTGTTTGCCCTGCCTTTTACAGTCTATTTTGCTGTAAAAATTCTCGTCCAATACCGCCTACTATATGCAGGTCGCGTATTACTTCTCGCAATAATGTGCCTCATGATAGTTTTCGGGCCACTTTTTTATAGAAACTACACTTTGTTCGGGCACGTGATGAGGCCGCTTCGCACGACGGTCTTCGCTTCCGAAGTGCTGAACACACAAAAGCACTCGGTCACTTATACGCTCTCCGGAATAATAAAGAACGCAGGTCTGAA
This Dyadobacter sp. UC 10 DNA region includes the following protein-coding sequences:
- a CDS encoding PQQ-dependent sugar dehydrogenase, whose amino-acid sequence is MRKFSRIKTTLIFTAAFVLFTFLKATSQNPNVEIDLDNPAISGLDNAMQLTHAGDGTNRIFIAERAGTVKVVLPAAPTTAVPFLNMNDPTAIVRSADGEDGLLSIAFHPQFETNGFFYVYYTNLGGNLVVARYTASGNTATSASYQQVLLIPHPGATNHNGGELHFGQDGFLYLSTGDGGGANDDANNAQNPGTWLGKILRIDVNVPDGAPLPYQIPATNPIPGSPVFALGLRNPFRWSFDRLTGDMWIGDVGQGAREEIDFRPPTLIANSNFGWRCFEGDIPTPGIDQTGCLPPENYVAPLYAYTNGDDRGRSVIGGVVYRGTAYPLMYGFYIGTDYFSGDIHKILRSQSYIGYEEGQLAGTVDIGEDEAGEIYAVKANAVYQIYAEEPMPVRLANFQGEKGNEGINLTWNTTMEEAFGNFEVEFSTNARNFENVGTVQAANHATGSAYRFSHLTKNTGNLYYRLKMVDLDETFEYSRIITVKTDEKMAGAYVRPTIINDNKLNLNLDRSFQFVELVNASGQVFLREEITGKSGEISIPLHEATSGLYIVRLEDQDGIVQQKVIVTD
- a CDS encoding molybdopterin-dependent oxidoreductase yields the protein MKLKALKKLAVTLSLLLAFGNLTLAQTLTVSGEVATQLKLKTEDLASYKQVTCKVSDHGTEHDFKGVALFEILEKAGVPAGGKLRGKNLLKYVLIKAADGYEVIYALPEIDPEFTDQVIMLALEKDGEPLPKGEGPFRLIAPKDKKAARWVREIVEIKVLTAKE
- a CDS encoding TonB-dependent receptor plug domain-containing protein, which produces MIRVFPLLTLLILSGQSLSAQSQPTVSSRTFDLGEVTIPGKMVTDSSQRISSREIERFNRTDIAGALNTLPGISIGNIGPRNESVVYVRGFDLRQTPVFIDGVPVYVPYDGYIDMGRFTTFDLAEINVSKGFASILYGANTMGGAINLVSRKPVEKFEINGRAGIYSGNGYRWNVNVGSRFDKFYFQAGISQLKQDTYPLSDDFNLKKFQTIRERENAYRDDRKASAKIGFTPNATDEYVIGYVYQTGEKGNPPYVGDDPKVMTRFWKWPKWDKQSLYFISNTALGEKSKIRSRLYYDTFVNSLLSYDDATYTGQTKGYAFQSYYNDYTFGGNAEFESRALGRNIFRVNVQYKRDVHRENDLNEPVQAYIDNTASVGIENTYQLTPSLALVPGVSFNMRNAAQAQEYNAATKELTDFENSTNKAVNAQLGLFWDMADNQSIRTLIARKTRFATIKDRYSYRMGQAIPNPDLNAEVALNFDLSYSGKIANKLNWQASLFNSSITDIIQQVDNVQPGKFQLQNAGKARFYGAEAGLDYNILNNLKIGSNYSFIRRKNKTNPQIFFTNVPEHKVFGYLDFSFLKRADLLVSAEYNSDRYSTSYGTQAKAYMLVNAKASVRMFKFISAEGGVNNMFDKNYSLVEGFPEAGRNFFINLVFNYLNNK
- a CDS encoding winged helix-turn-helix domain-containing protein is translated as MKTPCLRCGQGVSAFELLFLCEPHLKMTKMERKVSLLVRHWVFVDEVKFFGPGRLELLEKIQETGSIVQAAKAMGMSYKKAWAMVDHMNTHGQQPYVITHKGGQQGGGTELTETAKKVIEAYKNLNTRLSEIVAAEKQLLSLI
- a CDS encoding esterase-like activity of phytase family protein, whose protein sequence is MKEKQAIIEKTKMLFDFNDPTYMPAVKTGWLPDNLEGMTWGSKENGNRTLYLISDDNFRANQRTQLIVLEVKN
- a CDS encoding esterase-like activity of phytase family protein, translated to MKSLLSILFCLGPFCSAAQVFELSIKSLTTFDKTQLNPSLSERAGGLSAMEYRADTDKWLVVADREKVAKTSTFFNLRLAAGDINQTFGDFQTLPDVQNVESIRYHPGQQGFYFVMEEDEESKIAFWKEGRKPEVVFTESRPGMYLTSNRGIEGLAIMPNNDLWFAFESGGSATCGKDNFTVFRKVTYRQGRRRHYNFNKKKKKDYRYEINRCVCMDSTQAFTSTLGNGISEILALDDQHLLVLERCYDGRQTAVR
- a CDS encoding glycosyltransferase family protein — translated: MAFCLLLLSVALFFVLFLLTRPAESIYTNIRTSFIYALLANAGVIFIYNEVFSALDAVNASTAKMFWSAEVLVLIGFTVYVHIAGRIRNTYLARLVDVSQLKGVQPAYKWIILCALLFYVLPLFFLAVYAPPNNYDSHLYHLTRILLWINNGNLDHFPTMYLQQLYLNVFAEYLVLDTFLLSGSDQFSGLVQFGAFLGSLSGIGLLAKHFGMKQGGQLLATVFLLTLPIGIFESTSTQVDYCACFFFICYVYFGYQLLNRRSALTLAAFLLSLAFGGLSKYTIFLFALPFTVYFAVKILVQYRLLYAGRVLLLAIMCLMIVFGPLFYRNYTLFGHVMRPLRTTVFASEVLNTQKHSVTYTLSGIIKNAGLNLGLPDTRFNRFVDTGIRDFHKSMGVDINDQELSVDDFVVKYSVHEDMVPNTLHFWIILIMSIMLLFVPGRWDVKWLWICAVLGFVAFCTLMKFQLWSTRTQMPFFAMGALLVAFVFTNFRWKQTLLAIPLMLASLPFVYGNPNKELVSINFLTRKAIGHIPVAICETGGEQAALYEKYLGAYYQFPGADHCHPLKSWPGYSERRKVFGLLEKVGYYDLDRSSNIIGMERGKAYFLSHPNNYINFKPLLDQIEGDNRNVGIFLKRNNGFYHFWGAIASKVEKPGKMAYIRYNQELMVLKNAQKDFCYDYILSDDPSLLAEFVPENNIDTIYTSPLFQLVKLKKTSCDRSLF